A DNA window from Procambarus clarkii isolate CNS0578487 chromosome 3, FALCON_Pclarkii_2.0, whole genome shotgun sequence contains the following coding sequences:
- the LOC138369008 gene encoding dynein heavy chain-like yields MEVYMYSNMEVYMYSNMEVYMYSNMEVYMYSNMEVYMYSNMEVYMYSNMEVYMYTNMGVYMYTNMGVYMYSNMEVYMYSNMEVYMYSNMEVYMYSNMEVYMYSNMEVYMYSNMEVYMYSNMEVYMYTNMGVYMYTNMGVYMYSNMEVYMYSNMEVYMYSNMEVYMYSNMEVYMYSNMEVYMYSNMEVYMYSNMEVYMYSNMEVYMYSNMEVYMYTNMGVYMYSNMEVYMYSNMGVYMYSNMEVYMYSNMEVYMYSNMEVYMYSNMEVYMYTNMGVYMYSNMEVYMYSNMEVYMYSNMEVYMYSNMEPDTTQPNTTQPNTTQPDTTQPNTKQPNTKQPNTKQPNTTQPNTTQPNTTQPDTTQPDTAELSTMTRKQQPQTGRGWRIERLVKFVR; encoded by the exons ATGGAAGTGTATATGTATAGCAACATGGAAGTGTATATGTATAGCAACATGGAAGTGTATATGTATAGCAACATGGAAGTGTATATGTATAGCAACATGGAAGTGTATATGTATAGCAACATGGAAGTGTATATGTATAGCAACATGGAAGTGTAtatgtataccaacatgggagtgtatatgtataccaacatgggagtgtatatgtaTAGCAACATGGAAGTGTATATGTATAGCAACATGGAAGTGTATATGTATAGCAACATGGAAGTGTATATGTATAGCAACATGGAAGTGTATATGTATAGCAACATGGAAGTGTATATGTATAGCAACATGGAAGTGTATATGTATAGCAACATGGAAGTGTAtatgtataccaacatgggagtgtatatgtataccaacatgggagtgtatatgtaTAGCAACATGGAAGTGTATATGTATAGCAACATGGAAGTGTATATGTATAGCAACATGGAAGTGTATATGTATAGCAACATGGAAGTGTATATGTATAGCAACATGGAAGTGTATATGTATAGCAACATGGAAGTGTATATGTATAGCAACATGGAAGTGTATATGTATAGCAACATGGAAGTGTATATGTATAGCAACATGGAAGTGTAtatgtataccaacatgggagtgtatatgtaTAGCAACATGGAAGTGTATATGTAtagcaacatgggagtgtatatgtaTAGCAACATGGAAGTGTATATGTATAGCAACATGGAAGTGTATATGTATAGCAACATGGAAGTGTATATGTATAGCAACATGGAAGTGTAtatgtataccaacatgggagtgtatatgtaTAGCAACATGGAAGTGTATATGTATAGCAACATGGAAGTGTATATGTATAGCAACATGGAAGTGTATATGTATAGCAACATGGAA cctgatacaacacagcctaatacaacacagcctaatacaacacagcctgatacaacacagcctaatacaaaacAGCCTAATACAAAACAGCCTAATACaaaacagcctaatacaacacagcctaatacaacacagcctaatacaacacagcctgatACAACACAGCCTGATACTGCTGAACTATCAACGATGACGAGGAAGCAGCAGCCCCAGACCGGAAGAGGCTGGAGG attgaaaggttggtcaagttcgtcaggtaa